CCGGGGCTTACTTCTCTCCGCTTCCCCCTCCCGGTCTGTCATAaagcgcctgtgtgtgtgtgtgtgagagatgccGCGGACGCGGTCTGCCAGTAGGGGGCGCAAGACTCATCTACTTCTTCTTCTGTGGTGTTTGAAGGGCGGTAAACTCGTGTGGTaaactttcttttactgtctatggtaaacTCGGATCGACGAATATGGGCTCTTCTAGTGTTGACATCGCCATCTACAGTAGCTGaaggatatttttattattcaaaacgTAGAAATACAGTAGACCCCAAATTACATTACCAGTACAAGTTTTTGAACATgaataattatcttctgctcaccaatcctgcatttatttgattcaaaatacagcaaaacagtaatactgtgaactatttcttttctatttcttgctttctatttaaatacgttttaaaatgttatgatttCAAAGCTGTTTTTTAGCACAATTActtcagccttcagtgtcacacgatccttcaaaaatcattataatattctgatttgctgctaaatttttttattattattattatgttgaaaaactGTGTAGAATGTTCCGTGTCTCATTGATGTATAAAGTTCAGTAAAACactatttatctgaaatagaactCTTTCGTAAGATTGTAAATGTCCTTataatcacttttgatcaatttaaaacatccatgctaaataaaagtattaatttctataatttatacccccccctaaaaaaaagtatataacatataacaataatatttatttatttattttagcagcaaatcagaatactagaatgatttctaaatgaccatgtgacactgaatactggaataataatataaaaatcggctttgaaatcacaaaaataataacatttaaatatatattcaaatagaaagccgTTTTTTGATAAGTACTGACAgataaaaatcacacacacacaaaaactgattaaaagtaATTGCAAAAATGTCAGACGTAaagttagttctgagaaaaaTTCTAACATCTTTTGTTTACAGgtaatttgatgttttattgcaGTGACTCATATTTTTAGTAAGTGTGGGCTAAACTTGTCCTTAAACATTTAGGGCAACTGTAGTTTGaaactacaataaaataattctaataattgaTAAACCAATAAAAACTGTACAAAATACACAAGGGTTAAGTCTTCCAAGTAGGCCTACAGTGTGTGTTCATAAAttattgtgtgtgggtgtgtgtatgaatatggaaaatatgttttttttaaaaataagtttttaccCTTTCCAAAAGTATGGGTTAAAAACTCTGGCTATAGAGTATTATATCAACCAGctacatataattaaaaatatatatgctaaaatattaaaattacttaaTACATCACACCCATTCAGAACTTACAGTTCTCCAGaaaattgatttcattttttGCATTCTTTATTTCTGCAATCCATATTCAGTGCTATTTTACTGACATTGTTCAGTCCTTAGACATATAAACAGGCAGATAAACAAAAGTTGACACATTAGTGTCATGTACAAAGTGACCGTCAAATGGCCAATCTCCAATCTCATACTGTTAATTAGTCAGCgagttttatctgtaaaatacagtgcatttAAAAAGACAATTGCAGCAGTTAAGATAAACATTCCTACATGCAAAACATGAACCCCTGTATATCCACATTACATTCCTTACATGTGATTATCAGATTATCAAACAGCATTCCCTCATACCATACACTACAAGCATGctttaaagaatattaaatagGTAAAAAAAACTCCTCCATGTTCTTCTATGTACGTTTAAAACTCCTTGTAAAAGCACTGAATTTTGAGATGAATTAGATTACAAGTAAGTAATTTAGataaaaaaactgatttgaattattttaaagggaGATTCCTAAATTATCTCGACTTTCTATGTGATGGTCACAAGTCTATACTCCAAGTGAAGAACAGTTTGGGACGAGGGAGTGCttttcattgtcatttttgtGTTAGATAGGCATAACATCCTGTTCTCAACACAGGTTTCGATGAAAGAAGAAATCACcatatttgtatttaaacaaaGCACATTATACTTGTTGTCTAAGTTTAAAACAATTTGTTAATTAACatctaaaatgttaattttgactCATGAAGTATTAAAACACGGTATATGATAAGGCATTTTCAATTTGTAGCTTATGAAAAGGTTCAGGTCAATGTCCACATCTTTTCTCTACcagttatgtaaaaataaaaataataaaaaatgaacaaataaaataatttcaataaaaagcaGCACAAAGCTAAAAAGCAACATATGTCCTATGATAATTTGGCaattattggcaaaaaaaaaagcatgataatataaatattaagtacCAAAGATGAAATTATCATCTGAAGATATTTGGTTCTTCTCATTACCATCCACTGATGTTCATTCACTGTACAAAATCAGAAGTTATGGACTTATCAGATGTTGGCATGGGATGGCAACTGGCTGAGTCACAATGTGGGATGTTTCTATAGACAAACAAGTCCGCATGCAAACAAAGCCCATCGTTTCTGTCCTTTATGAGCCCCACCGCGAGAAGCAAGGTTCCTTTCATGAAGGGAAGAAGTCTGAGTTCCAGTGAGGCTCTGAGGAGATCTAAGAGCCTTCATTCTGAATCTGAGGCTGTGCAGTGCCTGGCTCATCCTCTGCGGTCTTCTCTTTGATAGAGGAGGGGCTGCTGTGGCTTCCTGCGCTGCCCAATCGAGATGAAGCTACCACCGCTTTGACCGCTGCCTGTGGAAACATAAACATAGATGTGTGCATTGTTTTTAAAAGTGGATAACTTTTATATTAAAGCGCATTTTGCTGATTAttatttgataatgtttttttttttattattgatgttaaATGAATGGTTCCCCAAAAAAGGAAATTTCCTCAaatctcaccctcaggccatccaagatgtttcTTCGTCGAAAATAACTTGCTCACCCATAGAacttctgtagtgaatgggtgccgtcagaacaggtgatataaaacatcacaataacccacaagaAATCCAAACGATTATAGTACATCAATTAATGCCTTGTAAAGAAAAAAGCTGCaagtttgagagaaaaatcaACCCTTTAATAATAAACCTTTATTAATGTGTTGTAACTTTAAAACATCTTTTCTGGTGAAAGTATGTCTCTATAAACCAAATGAACACTTCCTCAAATGAAAAAGTCAAATCAAAAACCAATGACATATTAGTTTAGAAGTGTTTTCACTTGcaaactgtgcttgatctgtgcataatTCTCACCTGATTTAGacagcaatattatggataaagaGCTGGTATTTTAGCTGGAAACTATGCTTTGCAGTAAAAAccatcttaaagctgcggtaggtaacttttgacgctctagcggttaataaacagaactgcttgagtcttgcggaagaacatcgtagccggaactacttctctctgtttatgtctatgaagaatcacaaaggtactgggttactccgccgcggtatccccaaAGCAATCtgaaatagtccgaatataaacacttattataggtgcaccctagtgattcaggacaagctaaaaacacggttttggaaaatggattcatggtgtactcgcttattatatacatttttctacattttgaacacaaacagtCAACACAAAAAGTTagggaccgcagctctgattggttgtttcttaacgggagcgatgtattttcttcaaatggcaataggatcactgggaggagccagagcagcttgatttttttcacagattatctgtctcatattctactgtcaggacataatgacaggtttaacaaatatgtaaaaaatatatttttacaaaagttacctactgcagctttaatgctgAATTGTTTAgtacaaacaagcagctttttgcttcacaagatgttaactgatggactggagtcgtgtgaataacttgtggattattgtgatgtctttatcagctgtttggactctcattctgacggcacccattcactgcagaggatccactggtgagcaagtgatgtaatgcttaattttttaaatcagtttccctgaagaaacaaactaatctacatcttggatggcttgagggtgaataaacgttaaactaattttcatttttgaatcatGCCTTTGAGGAAAAGTCTGTAAGTAGTAGAAtcaagtataataaaaaataactagatatttacattttctgaagacgTGTGAGTGGTGCTTGCTTGTACaaaatgttggattttttttttaggtttttagtATGCTAAAAGGTTTTTAGTATGCTGTTATTCTGGATGGTTGCTTGCTTACTGGCCTGAATCAAAAGATCCTATTTCTATATATTCTGGTCTCTTTGGTATATGTCTAATGGGACTTTTTTTTGCCCAGAACAAAGCTTTGAGGTTTTAATACGTTTAATTTATGAACATATTTAAAGTTTTCAATTCAGTAAAGCTTgacataagaaataataataagatagatcatataaaagataaaaggaacagtttattgaacctttaggCAAAAGTATAAacgtatagaaaaaaaaatctttataaaaatatagactacttacataaaatgcatggaaatatcagttgtcactatatctcccaataatatgCCTCAgtaagattatatttaaatgcttagtttcaTGATTAAAGCTCTATAGTTTTTATTGTGGGGGCAAAagcatataatgcaatgcaatacaatgaggATTGAgagatgtataaataaatgttccacagaagtctactcacattttaacatgatttttctaaAAATGATTATGTATGGATAATCAAGAAAGCCTTctgttgcttcagtccagtaagagtccatcttgaaatattactagtAAAAGttcttacatttactttataCAATTCTGTGAAGATTTCAGGGCACTAGACCAGAGGGGGACCCAGACAATCATGTTAataatttagaggccttagaaatttgTGCATCAAATATAATACAGCAGGCTTTACAGGGTCAAAACCTTCATGACAATGTGCCATTTAGCCAAAATCCTCAAACCTTGAGTTTTCTACGAGCATTGAACTCCAGGAGTTTCTTCTGAGCCGTGTCCATATGGGTGAAGTTAACAGCCTTTCCAGTCACCCAGGGGTGCTGCAGCGCCTGCTGTGTCGTCAGCCGTTTCTTTGGATCCTGGACAATCAGCTTTTTCACCTGTGGAGCCAAGAAAGATGAGTAACACTTTCAGTACACTTCTGTAACAGTATATACATGTAGATCAAAAATCAGTAGATACCCTATATACTGCAAAACATGCAAAATCACTGACAGGAAGAGatgtttctgattggctaaatgtttttatcagtttaaaaaaaagaagtactGTTTCCTCCTTTTTCTTCTGTATCCGTAAAGATGTGTTTTTGGTGATTACAAGTGGTCAGCACTAAACGCAGGGTGGGCTTTTGCATCATATTGTGTGTCAACTACTAGgattctttgttgttgctgttaaaaTGCATCCGtggttccattaagaacctttaTCAGCCATGAAACCTTTCCactgcataaaacaaacaaataaaaggttTCTTTTGAGAACTGTTTGCTGAAAGTTTTTTTGTGGAACCCAAAAGTCTTAAAAATGGAACATTAAAGTATAATATCGCAATATTCTAAATGTTCtattatatatacgtatatataatatagcaatatttgaattttctattcTAATAATTCCTCCATAAAAATTGATATAGTTCATTAGCATAACTGTAGGCAGTTACTGTTGCCAAGCAATGTAGCGACCTGGTGTATTGAAATAGAATTGAACTGATGTGCGCTCACAGGTGTGCGTTTATTTTACAGAGGCAAATGCTGATCATCCAATAAGAGCTGAATGTTTGAacttaaagtataaaacataatatacagCAGATAACAAATGACttaacacacattaaaaaaagcatccGCTGTGTGTGTTCTGGCACATGGTTTTTGATCACAGAAATCCGTATTATGACATGGATACTACAATGTAAACACTTCCAGTGTCCTCACAAACCAAATGGATTCAGAACATATAAAATTCTGTTTGTCTGAAAAtcaaaaaatgatgaaaattgtGTGTGGGggtataatggtttttatactgtttgtacagtataaaaaccattatatgTCTATGAAGAGACTCCGTaaaccatatgtgtgtgtgtgtgatgtttgtaTACATATGGATTTTATAGGGGTTAATAGggattttaaatacagtaaatggtATGTAGATTTACTCACAAGGTCCTTGGCATTGAGAGACACATTGTCCCACCAGGGGGAGACAAATTCATATTCACAGTTCAGGATGCGTTTAAACATATACTGGTCTCCTCTGTCATCAAAAAAGGGCTCAAAACCACATAACCTGGACAGAGAACAGAAGCAAAAACAATGCGTGTTTTAAAAGCACCTCTACAAAGTGACATTGAACTAATTATTTTGATTTGAAGTAAAAggtttgtatataaaaataattactatttgcatttaaacattaattaattagcctatttatGTATTACATGAAGAAAAACACCTAATTTGAttagaatataatattatatataatgatattattaatattacagatatcgaatatataaagtatatacataataagtatttgtatataatacatgcagcaaaatataaaatattcttagGTATAATGATTAATGTTGCACACATTGAATAAGAAATTACTTTAGAGTCAATGCAAACTACAAGTGTTTATATCTTAAGACTTTGagctcttaaaggaacactccactaaaaaaaaggctcattttccaactcccctagagttaaacagttgagttttacctttttcgaatccattcagccgatctctgggtctggcggtagtacttttagcttagcttagcatagatcattggaTCTGTtaagaccgttagcatctcgctcaaaaatgacccaagagtttcaatatttttcctatttaaaacccttctgtagttacattgtgtactaagatgaaaggaaaatgaaaaattgtcattttctaggctgatatggctaggaactatactttcattccagcgtaataatcaaggaaattTGCTGCTGTACCACGGGTGCAGCCGATGCAGTGATATTATGCGGCGCCTGAAAATAGACccagcaactctgctattgctgcaactacacaaactagctggggactattttcagggactgcgtaatatcactgcgcctgctgcacccatataggaaaaatatagatactctttggtcatttttgagcgagatgctaacggtctaatcagattcaatgatctatgctaagctaagctaagctaaaagtgctaccgccagacctggAGATTGGCTGAATGTattcgaaaacggtaaaactcaactgtttagcTTTAgcggagttggaaaatgagcctatttaaaaaaaaaaaaaaaagtggagtgttcatTTAATGGTAAAGATTTTACAGCATCACTGCTGCTTCTGTTTCTAATTAGTGCAACTTTGCTTTTAAGATCATTTAGATATTTCATGTTTctgaaaagtctcttatgcttataccaagggtgcatttatttgatcaaaatacagtaaaaacagtaatattgtaaaacatagtattactgcaatttaaaagagctgttttccattttaatatattgcaaaatgcaatttattcctgtgactgtgaacgctgaattttcagtagcattacttcagtcttcagtgtcacataatccttcagataTAATTCTAGTATGCGGATTATTATCATCTAATATTATCATCTGTTGTTTGAAAGTGCAAAAATACAGCGAATAACCACCTAAATATCAGTCATCTCCTTGCAAATTGGTGAAATGggttttaaacaacatttcatgATGACATGATTTTTAAAGAAGTGTTGAGTTTTAAAGCAACTACATCCAATTCCCAGAATCACACACAAAAGTTCAAAACATGCTTCAAATTTTTCAGCAGTGAGGCTGATCTGAGACAAAACCAGTATAACAAGTATGTTGTGTCACTCACAAAATGTAGGTGATAACTCCCACAGACCACATGTCAACCTCAGGGCCATAGGCACATCCCCGCAAAATCTCAGGAGCTGAAAGACAACGAAGACAGAACATCAGAAGAAAAGAATAAAGGGAGTGTCGACACTCTGCTGCGCCGATGCTGTAGAAACACTACATCTTTTCTGTAATTCTCTTTGTGCAACTGGAGCCACAGATGgtgctctgttaaaaaaaaactcctttttAATGAACTCACCACAATAGCCTGGAGTCCCACACACAGTCTTCATTGTTACCTGATCGTCTACAATTTTCGACAAGCCAAAATCAGCTGTAAagataaatcacaaaataaaacaatgtttacatttatggaGAAAGTGCTAACTAAAACAAAACTCGGACATAAGCAGCTGatggggtgttctgggtggttgcaaGGTGCTTGCTCAAGTCTCTATGATATTTCGGTCCCCAGATACGGCTCCAGTCCCTTCTTCAGCAGAAGAAAAATTCAACATGTCCCCAATTCCTATTACCGTAATGCaagaacatttcatttttattagtgtaatgaattcttttaaattaaattatttaaaaatagaattaagtaataattaaggTAAGTAAGGTTAAAACTGaacattgttttattgcttttgctcattgtttctttttttttcttcttatattgcttaatatttaatattacagtatatatatatatatatatatatatatatatatatatatatatatatatatatatatatatatatatatatatatatatatatatatttgtatacactATAATATTTGTACAATACTATATCTATAAtctaaatacatatttacatacattaccattgaaaagtttgggtACAGTGataatacaaaaaagaaattaatactttaagtCAGCTAAATATGGAATTTAGGTCACATTTTCAAATTTTgtagttacatttatatttgaagtAATATTTCAGTTTAGGAGTTTgttatataaactataaactatgaaCAAGCATGATAATGTCAGAGATTCTGCCTCCTTTAAAGCTGAAAATGAATGATCCTCTATTGTACAACAGGATCATGTTCACAAGTTAAATCGCCAGTAAGAGAAGTTTGGCTAAACTGCAGTTCCTCTTTCAGGTGAATGTAAAGCCAGTCTTACCTATTTTGAGCGGCGCATCTGGCGCTGAGGTGGCGTACAGCAGGTTCTCAGGTTTCAGGTCTCTGTGCACTATACCATTCTCATGCAGGTACTGCAAACAGACATGTAGACACAGGGGGTTGCCTCTTATTAATCTGAGGTGTACACAGACACGTGTGACTGTACAATACAGAGGCACTAATTAACATGTGTTGCTTTCACCATTATTGGTGTCATAATATTTATAGCTTTCAAATTCATATGGGATTCTCCGCTGTGGTTGGTAAATTAATCTGGGCCCGGCTGATAATGAGCAAAATGAAAGTATCAACCATGCTTTTCTGAATATATTTCTTAGGCCGTTTTTGTTTTCCAATGCCAAGCAGCGCTGTATGCCAGGGTTCTGTCAGCTCAGGCTAGTTTATTCCTGGTTTTGTGACAAGAGATCTGACACTACTGTATTATCCTTTTGTGAGTGTGTGGTCATTGGCCAGGTTCTCGTGTCGTTGTGTTCTGTTTAACACgcagtttgtgtttacatcagcTGCGTGCTTTCATGTTATGTTCTGTTTGAACACGCTTAGCTGTGTGTTCATGTcttgttttgtgtgagcacatggcttttgttttgtttgtttctgtgtgccaTGTGCTCTCCTGTCTAATGTCTAATCCCACCCACCTTGTTACGTGATCAGTGATTCATTTGCCACACCTGTCCTCCCGTGTTACCTGCCTTGTTTGTTTCCTATTTATtctccttgtgtttgcagtcctGTGCCAGTTTGTTTTCTATTTGTCACTGTGTATCTTGCCTGTTCCTGTCAGGCATTTTTCTGCCCAGCCAGTCAAGTTACAGATAGTGTTTTTCCCCCCACAGGGTagtttttgttgtctttttttgtttttatttttgcaaataaaaagccCAAACTTCCTGCAATTGAGTTCTCAACTCATCACTTCACCCAAACACTGAATTGATATTCctcaaaaattatgtttctttgacatacacactctctctctctctctctctctcacacacacacacacacacacacacacatattgttaCCACATGTACTTACAATGATAAAGTTGTTACAATGACATTACAACCACTACGagtgttttaatatataattctATACATCTGTCCTCTTTGTCTCTGTTCTTTATCCCGGAGCCATGTGGAgtagttttatgatggatggatactttttttttcagattcagaaACCGGGGCACCATTCACTGCAGTTATACAGATTGAAACAGACAGGACAATGTCGAAAATAACTCAGAAAGTCTCGTCTGAAAGAGGAATGTCAGACATGCCTAGGATgccttgggggtgagtaaatcttGAGTAtatctgtttttcattttcaccaaatttcatttttgggtgaactatccatttaaatgctatttttgctGCACTGCTAATTACTTCTGAAAATTCAAATTTAGTTTAAAGACACCCTAATGTGAAAGTCAAATTACATGTATTTGTTAAAATCTCTAAAAAAAAGTCCAGGTTTAATAGGGAGTACAAAACAATATCtgacacaaaacaacacaattcTCTTATCAAACAGAAAAGCTGCTAGTTTCTGCTTAAAAGGActcaaccaaacatttaattagctgtcatcatttactcacccttatgttgtgcCATACCTGTATAAATGAAGTCAGTCAGTGGGGACTGTTCGGTTacccacattttttaaaatacagaaaactcatacagatttggaacaacatgaaggtgaataaatgatgacagaatatacaTTTAGACTAGACAAGAATATTAGGAATATTTCCCcaaaaatattttgcatgaatATTTTGGGTGACTGTCAAAGACGTgcttagcaaacaccactaattagACCAACGTCCATCGTTTACAACAGATCTGTGTTTATAATCAGCCCGATGCACTTTGTGAGTGTTACCACGGAAACTCATTAAACAGAGTAGCATGGGCCAAAGTCTGCCTGGTTACAGAGAAACAGCACGTGGTCACCATCTTTGCATGTGCTACTGAGGGAACTGATGAATATGATAGGGAAGCAACCTGAGGAAGATGTGTGGAAGGATTTTAATgccagaattttttattttatttattattgcattttaattttaacctATCCAGTTGAACCCACTGGATGCAGCAAATCAAATCGTGATCATTAAAAATATTGCGGGAAAACAGAACATCAATGCATATTTATCGCATTTTCTATAGGGACATCTATCAAGTTACACTCACGTCTAGCATTAAAGcagcatgtttagaaagccatgtaaagtTAATGTACGTTCAACTTATAAAAAATATGTCTCGAGACTTAATGGTGGTTTTTCCCCATTCCACTGCATCTCATGTCTTTAAGTGAAAAAAGTACTCTTTGTGATTGGTTTTCagtcctttgtattaaactataaatacatgtatgatgctgttttgtttctaattgtttaatgaatttaattaattacatatggtttagaaacattattttaaacattatgcactttttaaaaagatAGTCCtgctattttattgttttaaagaaacgtgcattagtaatattttgctcaatGCACCCTCctgtggcctcaggagagaagccaaaagccCTCCCACCCCCCAActgaaattatgccttttaaataccatttgaatattgattatatttatatatatattatatatataaatatttagtttttcagccaatttgacatccctagtagaggtcttcacgggtccaaaaatttgtgCCCGAACACgaaagagacccgtaatgtactaaaccgaaccgacccggaccagtctaatatttcaaaagctggacccggacctgtgtagatccgagaaatgcctatCCGGACCTgtatattatttgaaagctggacccgaacccggttgaagacacagacccgactggacccgattgtcacatattccaccttaaattgctattacacagtccctccagaaaaacgcaatTATGCAatcgcgtgatttaatgcataatcagccaagggccacatatttatgcgggggtcacattttttcaaatacgccgcactttcgccgcataaattgccaatttcaggaagcaaaatatgcggaggtagcatgatttcataataataattattttcattgcaaaaaagtcacatatatattagcagaaagtttaaaaatgttgcgtttacttcacacaagtaaatcgccattatttcccaatgggaaccttatgaagtgacgtaattgcgcgacgtgaacatcatctgcgaaCCCTGCGGTGAAACCAGGGTAAAGGAcacaaatcattctcatctgccaacaaaaataagcgcaaaagaccgcgcgaagcagttacccggtgtgttacatgacagtgggggcaaattattttgagagagggatgaggatggcgaatgataggccagtgttagaggctacgcagttagttttcat
The sequence above is drawn from the Carassius auratus strain Wakin chromosome 5, ASM336829v1, whole genome shotgun sequence genome and encodes:
- the LOC113084214 gene encoding calcium/calmodulin-dependent protein kinase type IV-like, with translation MLKVTASRAAPEYWIDGSKKETLADFYELESELGRGATSVVFRCRQKGTQKHYAAKMLKKTVDKKIVRTEIGVLLRLSHPNIIKLKEIFETPAEISLVLELVTGGELFDRVVEKGYYSERDAADAVKQVLEAVAYLHENGIVHRDLKPENLLYATSAPDAPLKIADFGLSKIVDDQVTMKTVCGTPGYCAPEILRGCAYGPEVDMWSVGVITYILLCGFEPFFDDRGDQYMFKRILNCEYEFVSPWWDNVSLNAKDLVKKLIVQDPKKRLTTQQALQHPWVTGKAVNFTHMDTAQKKLLEFNARRKLKAAVKAVVASSRLGSAGSHSSPSSIKEKTAEDEPGTAQPQIQNEGS